Proteins found in one Takifugu rubripes chromosome 17, fTakRub1.2, whole genome shotgun sequence genomic segment:
- the LOC101067857 gene encoding ATP-dependent RNA helicase DDX39A has protein sequence MAETDVDNELLDYEEDEEPQGAPESGTPANKKEVKGSYVSIHSSGFRDFLLKPELLRAIVDCGFEHPSEVQHECIPQAILGMDILCQAKSGMGKTAVFVLATLQQIEPVDGQVSVLVMCHTRELAFQISKEYERFSKYMPTVKVSVFFGGLTIKKDEEVLKKNCPHIIVGTPGRIRALILQKSLSLKNIKHFVLDECDKMLEQLDMRGDVQEIFRMTPHEKQVMMFSATLSKEVRPVCRKFMQDPMEVFVDDETKLTLHGLQQYYCKLKDSEKNRKLFDLLDVLEFNQVVIFVKTVQRCVALSQLLVEQNFPAIAIHRGMAQEERLSRYQQFKDFQRRILVATNLFGRGMDIERVNIVFNYDMPEDSDTYLHRVARAGRFGTKGLAITFVSDENDAKILNDVQDRFEVNVAELPEEIDISSYIEQSR, from the exons ATGGCAGAAACCGACGTCGACAATGAGCTTCTGGATtatgaagaagatgaggagcCCCAGGGAGCACCAGAGAGTGGGACCCCAGCCAACAAGAAGGAGGTTAAAGGGTCCTACGTTTCCATTCACAGTTCTGGGTTCAGAGACTTTCTCCTGAAACCAGAGTTGCTCCGGGCCATTGTTGACTGCGGTTTTGAGCACCCTTCAGAAG tGCAACATGAGTGTATTCCCCAAGCTATACTGGGCATGGACATCCTTTGCCAGGCCAAGTCGGGTATGGGGAAGACGGCAGTGTTTGTGCTGGCAACCCTGCAGCAGATTGAACCAGTGGATGGTCAG gtctctgtcCTTGTAATGTGCCACACTCGAGAGCTGGCCTTCCAGATTAGCAAAGAGTATGAGCGTTTCTCCAAGTACATGCCCACTGTCAAGGTGTCTGTGTTCTTTGGTGGCCTGACCATCAAGAAGGATGAGGAGGTCCTGAAAAAGAACTGCCCTCACATTATTGTCGGAACTCCCGGGCGTATTCGTGCTCTTATCCTCCAGAAGAGCCTCAGCTTGAAGAACATCAAACACTTTGTTCTTGATGAGTGCGATAAGATGCTGGAGCAACTTG ACATGCGAGGAGACGTCCAGGAAATTTTCCGAATGACACCCCACGAGAAGCAGGTGATGATGTTCAGTGCAACTCTAAGCAAGGAAGTCCGTCCGGTCTGCCGCAAGTTCATGCAAGAC CCCATGGAGGTGTTTGTTGATGATGAAACCAAGCTAACTCTACATGGGCTGCAGCAGTATTACTGCAAGTTGAAGGACAGCGAGAAAAACCGAAAGCTTTTTGACCTGCTTGATGTTCTTGAGTTCAATCAG gTGGTGATCTTTGTGAAAACAGTGCAGCGTTGTGTCGCTCTGTcccagctgctggtggagcagaaCTTCCCTGCCATTGCAATTCATAGAGGCATGGCACAGGAGGAGAG GTTATCCCGGTACCAGCAGTTTAAGGACTTCCAGCGGCGGATCCTTGTGGCCACCAATCTGTTTGGTCGAGGAATGGACATCGAGCGTGTCAATATTGTGTTCAACTACGACATGCCAGAGGATTCTGACACATACCTTCACAGA GTGGCCCGTGCTGGAAGATTCGGGACCAAAGGCTTGGCCATCACCTTTGTTTCCGATGAGAACGACGCAAAGATCTTAAATGATGTTCAGGACCGCTTCGAAGTCAACGTCGCGGAGCTGCCAGAGGAGATTGATATCTCCTCTTACA TTGAACAGTCCAGATGA
- the LOC101075541 gene encoding ATP-dependent RNA helicase DDX39A-like isoform X2 produces the protein MDDRDIDNELLDYEEDEETQEAPESWTPANKKEVKGSYVSIHSSGFRDFLLKPELLRAIVECGFEHPSEVQHECIPQAILGMDILCQAKSGMGKTAVFVLATLQQIEPVDGQVSVLVMCHTRELAFQISKEYERFSKYMPTVKVSVFFGGLAIRKDEEVLKKNCPHIIVGTPGRIRALILQKSLRLKNIKHFVLDECDKMLEQRDMRKDVQDIFRMTPHEKQVMMFSATLSKEVRPVCRRFMQDPMEVFVDDETKLILHGMRQYYCKVKEVEKNRKIFDLLDVLEFNQVLIFVKTVQRCIALSQLLVEQKFPTTAIHRGMAQEERIARFQQFKNFQQRILVTTNLFGRGMDIERVNIVFNYDMPEDSDTYLHRVARAGRFGTKGLAITFVSDEKDAKFLNDVQDRFDVNVVELPEEDLLLQQLTG, from the exons ATGGATGACAGAGACATCGACAACGAGCTTCTGGATtatgaagaagatgaggagacCCAGGAAGCTCCAGAGAGTTGGACCCCAGCGAACAAGAAGGAGGTTAAAGGGTCCTACGTATCCATTCACAGTTCTGGGTTCAGAGACTTTCTCCTGAAACCAGAGTTGCTCCGGGCCATTGTCGAATGCGGTTTTGAGCACCCTTCAGAAG tGCAACATGAGTGTATTCCCCAAGCTATACTGGGCATGGACATCCTTTGCCAGGCCAAGTCGGGTATGGGGAAGACGGCAGTGTTTGTGCTGGCAACCCTGCAGCAGATTGAACCAGTGGATGGTCAG gtctctgtcCTTGTAATGTGCCACACTCGAGAGCTGGCCTTCCAGATTAGCAAAGAGTATGAGCGTTTCTCCAAGTACATGCCCACTGTCAAGGTGTCTGTGTTCTTTGGTGGCCTGGCCATCAGGAAGGATGAGGAGGTCCTGAAAAAGAACTGCCCTCACATTATTGTCGGAACTCCCGGGCGTATTCGCGCTCTTATCCTCCAGAAGAGCCTCAGATTGAAGAACATCAAACACTTTGTTCTTGATGAGTGTGATAAGATGTTGGAGCAACGAG ACATGCGAAAAGACGTCCAGGATATTTTCCGAATGACACCCCACGAGAAGCAGGTGATGATGTTCAGTGCAACTCTAAGCAAGGAAGTCCGTCCGGTCTGCCGCAGGTTCATGCAAGAC CCCATGGAGGTGTTTGTTGATGATGAAACCAAGCTAATACTACACGGTATGCGGCAGTATTACTGCAAGGTGAAAGAAGTCGAGAAAAACCGGAAGATTTTTGACCTCCTTGATGTTCTTGAGTTCAATCAG gtATTGATCTTTGTGAAAACAGTGCAGCGTTGTATTGCTCTGTCCCAGCTGCTGGTAGAGCAAAAATTCCCTACCACTGCAATTCATAGAGGCATGGCACAAGAGGAACG GATAGCCCGGTTCCAACAGTTTAAGAACTTCCAGCAGCGGATCCTTGTCACCACCAATCTGTTTGGCCGAGGAATGGACATTGAACGTGTCAATATTGTGTTCAACTATGACATGCCAGAGGATTCTGACACATACCTTCACAGA GTGGCCCGTGCTGGAAGATTCGGGACCAAAGGCTTGGCGATCACCTTTGTGTCAGATGAGAAGGATGCAAAGTTCCTGAATGATGTTCAGGACCGCTTTGACGTCAATGTAGTTGAGCTGCCAGAGGAGGATCTCCTCCTACA GCAACTGACAGGCTAG
- the LOC101075541 gene encoding ATP-dependent RNA helicase DDX39A-like isoform X1 has protein sequence MDDRDIDNELLDYEEDEETQEAPESWTPANKKEVKGSYVSIHSSGFRDFLLKPELLRAIVECGFEHPSEVQHECIPQAILGMDILCQAKSGMGKTAVFVLATLQQIEPVDGQVSVLVMCHTRELAFQISKEYERFSKYMPTVKVSVFFGGLAIRKDEEVLKKNCPHIIVGTPGRIRALILQKSLRLKNIKHFVLDECDKMLEQRDMRKDVQDIFRMTPHEKQVMMFSATLSKEVRPVCRRFMQDPMEVFVDDETKLILHGMRQYYCKVKEVEKNRKIFDLLDVLEFNQVWLKLITQLTILFSLFLYCDFCFLFKVLIFVKTVQRCIALSQLLVEQKFPTTAIHRGMAQEERIARFQQFKNFQQRILVTTNLFGRGMDIERVNIVFNYDMPEDSDTYLHRVARAGRFGTKGLAITFVSDEKDAKFLNDVQDRFDVNVVELPEEDLLLQQLTG, from the exons ATGGATGACAGAGACATCGACAACGAGCTTCTGGATtatgaagaagatgaggagacCCAGGAAGCTCCAGAGAGTTGGACCCCAGCGAACAAGAAGGAGGTTAAAGGGTCCTACGTATCCATTCACAGTTCTGGGTTCAGAGACTTTCTCCTGAAACCAGAGTTGCTCCGGGCCATTGTCGAATGCGGTTTTGAGCACCCTTCAGAAG tGCAACATGAGTGTATTCCCCAAGCTATACTGGGCATGGACATCCTTTGCCAGGCCAAGTCGGGTATGGGGAAGACGGCAGTGTTTGTGCTGGCAACCCTGCAGCAGATTGAACCAGTGGATGGTCAG gtctctgtcCTTGTAATGTGCCACACTCGAGAGCTGGCCTTCCAGATTAGCAAAGAGTATGAGCGTTTCTCCAAGTACATGCCCACTGTCAAGGTGTCTGTGTTCTTTGGTGGCCTGGCCATCAGGAAGGATGAGGAGGTCCTGAAAAAGAACTGCCCTCACATTATTGTCGGAACTCCCGGGCGTATTCGCGCTCTTATCCTCCAGAAGAGCCTCAGATTGAAGAACATCAAACACTTTGTTCTTGATGAGTGTGATAAGATGTTGGAGCAACGAG ACATGCGAAAAGACGTCCAGGATATTTTCCGAATGACACCCCACGAGAAGCAGGTGATGATGTTCAGTGCAACTCTAAGCAAGGAAGTCCGTCCGGTCTGCCGCAGGTTCATGCAAGAC CCCATGGAGGTGTTTGTTGATGATGAAACCAAGCTAATACTACACGGTATGCGGCAGTATTACTGCAAGGTGAAAGAAGTCGAGAAAAACCGGAAGATTTTTGACCTCCTTGATGTTCTTGAGTTCAATCAGGTATGGCTGAAATTGATTACACAACTGACCATATTGTTTTCACTCTTTCTGtattgtgatttttgttttctttttaaggtATTGATCTTTGTGAAAACAGTGCAGCGTTGTATTGCTCTGTCCCAGCTGCTGGTAGAGCAAAAATTCCCTACCACTGCAATTCATAGAGGCATGGCACAAGAGGAACG GATAGCCCGGTTCCAACAGTTTAAGAACTTCCAGCAGCGGATCCTTGTCACCACCAATCTGTTTGGCCGAGGAATGGACATTGAACGTGTCAATATTGTGTTCAACTATGACATGCCAGAGGATTCTGACACATACCTTCACAGA GTGGCCCGTGCTGGAAGATTCGGGACCAAAGGCTTGGCGATCACCTTTGTGTCAGATGAGAAGGATGCAAAGTTCCTGAATGATGTTCAGGACCGCTTTGACGTCAATGTAGTTGAGCTGCCAGAGGAGGATCTCCTCCTACA GCAACTGACAGGCTAG
- the LOC101075325 gene encoding CD97 antigen-like isoform X1: MGFGKELLILGLLGMLGQCVIDCHQGQNSENDENLEVDMCSLGQCEDQNSTSCLIRGDGYNCTCKPGYKHTLNKTTFAPYDGQCQDHNECIDENKNPCSPHGTCKNQIGNFTCNCYLGYVLNGTSRSCEDRDECAEAEAKEVALCGPQGVCNNTDGSYWCRCSNGFTNYGNQGTPCSKLDCDGFNTGSSSHPPLPGLVDITSMMRNNCLILSKAGGEVKGDGETLLEKVFTAIESVLSSGPPGSAQSVSHLLTTMENAVRLIGPQLKHNRTKLDTTETVEAEIAVQRGARRPTGPIHLTTENATVVTDWATAAGTGSYPGFALAALLSYKNLDISLERSFEELRRRDNDSENRVFQVFSRVVSVVVSNPSTENLRHPVQITLRHLKDINESTATYTCAYWSESGTWSPNGCHEESTNATHTVCNCSHLSSFAVLMALTPMEHTFGLRLVTRIGLAVSLLCLVLSILTFKFCRSIQGTRTTIHLHLCICLFLADLFFLAGISQTSPVGGCRFVAAMLHFFFLAVFAWMFLEGVQLYRMVVQVFNATIRPLYLFATGYGMPLVIVIISVSVRTEEYGTKDYCWLSLKEGLIWSFFGPVCVIIILNAFFFIITVWKLAQKFTSLNPDLTSLHKIKAFTVTAIAQMCILGLMWVFGAFLFEKDAIVVAYIFTILNSLQGALVFVMHCLLSKQVRDEYAHFLSCICTSQKKRYSDFSSTNPSSSQSQASRSRQHTGQSQI; encoded by the exons ATGGGATTTGGTAAAGAGCTGCTTATTTTGG GTTTGCTGGGTATGCTGGGACAATGCGTCATTGATTGTCACCAAGGACAAAACTcagaaaatgatgaaaatctTG AGGTGGACATGTGTTCATTAGGACAATGTGAGGACCAGAACTCTACAAGTTGTCTTATAAGGGGGGACGGTTATAACTGCACGTGTAAACCTGGTTACAAACACACCTTAAATAAAACTACCTTCGCACCATATGATGGGCAGTGCCAAG ATCACAACGAGTGCATTGATGAAAATAAGAACCCCTGCAGTCCTCATGGAACATGCAAAAACCAGATTGGGAACTTCACGTGCAACTGCTATCTTGGCTACGTTTTAAATGGCACAAGTCGCAGCTGCGAAG ACCGAGATGAATGTGCTGAGGCTGAAGCTAAAGAAGTGGCCCTCTGTGGACCTCAAGGGGTCTGCAACAACACGGATGGGAGCTACTGGTGCAGGTGTTCAAACGGCTTCACAAATTACGGAAACCAAGGGACCCCGTGCTcga AACTGGACTGTGATGGCTTCAACACTGGGAGCAGCTCCCATCCT CCACTTCCAGGTCTGGTTGACATCACGTCAATGATGAGAAACAACTGTCTAATTCTGTCGAAGGCTGGCGgcgaggtcaaaggtgacgggGAGACGttgctggag AAGGTTTTCACGGCCATCGAGTCCGTCCTGTCCTCCGGTCCTCCGGGCAGCGCTCAAAGTGTGAGCCACCTTCTCACGACGATGGAGAACGCCGTCAGGCTCATCGGGCCACAGCTCAAGCACAACCGCACCAAGTTAGACACCACTGAGACAG TAGAGGCTGAAATTGCAGTGCAGAGGGGAGCGAGGCGACCCACTGGGCCAATTCATCTGACCACAGAGAACGCCACAGTGGTTACTGACTGGGCGACGGCAGCTGGGACGGGATCCTACCCCG GTTTTGCCCTGGCTGCATTGTTGAGCTACAAGAACCTCGACATTTCATTGGAGCGCTCCTTTGAGGAGCTCCGGAGAcgcgacaacgacagcgagaacCGTGTTTTTCAGGTGTTCTCGAGAGTCGTGTCTGTTGTCGTCTCCAACCCGTCGACTGAGAACCTGAGGCACCCGGTCCAAATCACCCTCAGACACTTAAAG GACATTAATGAGTCTACGGCGACGTATACTTGCGCTTACTGGAGCGAGAGTGGCACCTGGTCCCCCAACGGTTGCCACGAGGAGTCCACGAACGCCACACACACGGTGTGTAATTGTTCCCATCTCAGCAGCTTTGCTGTGCTGATGGCGCTTACTCCAATGGAG CATACCTTCGGGCTCCGGCTGGTGACCAGGATCGGGCTGGCCGTCTCACTGCTGTGTCTCGTGCTCTCCATCCTGACCTTTAAGTTCTGCCGCTCCATTCAGGGGACCCGCACCACCATCCACCTGCACCTGTGTATCTGCCTCTTCCTTGCTGACCTCTTCTTCCTCGCTGGCATTTCGCAAACGTCGCCGGTG GGCGGCTGCAGGTTCGTCGCGGCGATgctccatttcttcttcttggctGTCTTTGCGTGGATGTTCTTGGAAGGAGTGCAGCTGTACCGCATGGTGGTTCAGGTCTTCAATGCCACAATCCGGCCCCTTTACTTGTTTGCCACTGGTTATGGGATGCCCCTCGTTATTGTCATCATATCGGTCAGCGTTAGAACGGAAGAATACGGCACAAAGGACTA CTGCTGGCTGTCCCTCAAAGAAGGTCTCATCTGGAGCTTCTTTGGCCCCGTGtgtgtcatcatcatcctcaatgccttcttcttcatcatcaccgtctGGAAGCTTGCCCAGAAGTTCACCAGCCTCAATCCAGACCTCACCAGCCTCCACAAAATTAA AGCTTTCACAGTGACAGCTATAGCCCAGATGTGTATTTTGGGTCTGATGTGGGTGTTCGGAGCCTTCCTCTTTGAGAAGGACGCCATCGTTGTCGCCTATATCTTCACCATCCTCAACAGCCTGCAGGGAGCTCTGGTCTTTGTCATGCACTGCCTTCTGTCTAAACAG GTAAGAGATGAGTacgcccacttcctgtcctgtatCTGCACGTCCCAGAAGAAGAGATACTCCGACTTCAGCAGTACGAATCCTTCCAGTAGTCAGTCACAG GCTTCCCggagcaggcagcacacaggacAATCGCAAATATGA
- the LOC101075325 gene encoding CD97 antigen-like isoform X2: MGFGKELLILGLLGMLGQCVIDCHQGQNSENDENLEVDMCSLGQCEDQNSTSCLIRGDGYNCTCKPGYKHTLNKTTFAPYDGQCQDHNECIDENKNPCSPHGTCKNQIGNFTCNCYLGYVLNGTSRSCEDRDECAEAEAKEVALCGPQGVCNNTDGSYWCRCSNGFTNYGNQGTPCSKLDCDGFNTGSSSHPPLPGLVDITSMMRNNCLILSKAGGEVKGDGETLLEKVFTAIESVLSSGPPGSAQSVSHLLTTMENAVRLIGPQLKHNRTKLDTTETEAEIAVQRGARRPTGPIHLTTENATVVTDWATAAGTGSYPGFALAALLSYKNLDISLERSFEELRRRDNDSENRVFQVFSRVVSVVVSNPSTENLRHPVQITLRHLKDINESTATYTCAYWSESGTWSPNGCHEESTNATHTVCNCSHLSSFAVLMALTPMEHTFGLRLVTRIGLAVSLLCLVLSILTFKFCRSIQGTRTTIHLHLCICLFLADLFFLAGISQTSPVGGCRFVAAMLHFFFLAVFAWMFLEGVQLYRMVVQVFNATIRPLYLFATGYGMPLVIVIISVSVRTEEYGTKDYCWLSLKEGLIWSFFGPVCVIIILNAFFFIITVWKLAQKFTSLNPDLTSLHKIKAFTVTAIAQMCILGLMWVFGAFLFEKDAIVVAYIFTILNSLQGALVFVMHCLLSKQVRDEYAHFLSCICTSQKKRYSDFSSTNPSSSQSQASRSRQHTGQSQI; encoded by the exons ATGGGATTTGGTAAAGAGCTGCTTATTTTGG GTTTGCTGGGTATGCTGGGACAATGCGTCATTGATTGTCACCAAGGACAAAACTcagaaaatgatgaaaatctTG AGGTGGACATGTGTTCATTAGGACAATGTGAGGACCAGAACTCTACAAGTTGTCTTATAAGGGGGGACGGTTATAACTGCACGTGTAAACCTGGTTACAAACACACCTTAAATAAAACTACCTTCGCACCATATGATGGGCAGTGCCAAG ATCACAACGAGTGCATTGATGAAAATAAGAACCCCTGCAGTCCTCATGGAACATGCAAAAACCAGATTGGGAACTTCACGTGCAACTGCTATCTTGGCTACGTTTTAAATGGCACAAGTCGCAGCTGCGAAG ACCGAGATGAATGTGCTGAGGCTGAAGCTAAAGAAGTGGCCCTCTGTGGACCTCAAGGGGTCTGCAACAACACGGATGGGAGCTACTGGTGCAGGTGTTCAAACGGCTTCACAAATTACGGAAACCAAGGGACCCCGTGCTcga AACTGGACTGTGATGGCTTCAACACTGGGAGCAGCTCCCATCCT CCACTTCCAGGTCTGGTTGACATCACGTCAATGATGAGAAACAACTGTCTAATTCTGTCGAAGGCTGGCGgcgaggtcaaaggtgacgggGAGACGttgctggag AAGGTTTTCACGGCCATCGAGTCCGTCCTGTCCTCCGGTCCTCCGGGCAGCGCTCAAAGTGTGAGCCACCTTCTCACGACGATGGAGAACGCCGTCAGGCTCATCGGGCCACAGCTCAAGCACAACCGCACCAAGTTAGACACCACTGAGACAG AGGCTGAAATTGCAGTGCAGAGGGGAGCGAGGCGACCCACTGGGCCAATTCATCTGACCACAGAGAACGCCACAGTGGTTACTGACTGGGCGACGGCAGCTGGGACGGGATCCTACCCCG GTTTTGCCCTGGCTGCATTGTTGAGCTACAAGAACCTCGACATTTCATTGGAGCGCTCCTTTGAGGAGCTCCGGAGAcgcgacaacgacagcgagaacCGTGTTTTTCAGGTGTTCTCGAGAGTCGTGTCTGTTGTCGTCTCCAACCCGTCGACTGAGAACCTGAGGCACCCGGTCCAAATCACCCTCAGACACTTAAAG GACATTAATGAGTCTACGGCGACGTATACTTGCGCTTACTGGAGCGAGAGTGGCACCTGGTCCCCCAACGGTTGCCACGAGGAGTCCACGAACGCCACACACACGGTGTGTAATTGTTCCCATCTCAGCAGCTTTGCTGTGCTGATGGCGCTTACTCCAATGGAG CATACCTTCGGGCTCCGGCTGGTGACCAGGATCGGGCTGGCCGTCTCACTGCTGTGTCTCGTGCTCTCCATCCTGACCTTTAAGTTCTGCCGCTCCATTCAGGGGACCCGCACCACCATCCACCTGCACCTGTGTATCTGCCTCTTCCTTGCTGACCTCTTCTTCCTCGCTGGCATTTCGCAAACGTCGCCGGTG GGCGGCTGCAGGTTCGTCGCGGCGATgctccatttcttcttcttggctGTCTTTGCGTGGATGTTCTTGGAAGGAGTGCAGCTGTACCGCATGGTGGTTCAGGTCTTCAATGCCACAATCCGGCCCCTTTACTTGTTTGCCACTGGTTATGGGATGCCCCTCGTTATTGTCATCATATCGGTCAGCGTTAGAACGGAAGAATACGGCACAAAGGACTA CTGCTGGCTGTCCCTCAAAGAAGGTCTCATCTGGAGCTTCTTTGGCCCCGTGtgtgtcatcatcatcctcaatgccttcttcttcatcatcaccgtctGGAAGCTTGCCCAGAAGTTCACCAGCCTCAATCCAGACCTCACCAGCCTCCACAAAATTAA AGCTTTCACAGTGACAGCTATAGCCCAGATGTGTATTTTGGGTCTGATGTGGGTGTTCGGAGCCTTCCTCTTTGAGAAGGACGCCATCGTTGTCGCCTATATCTTCACCATCCTCAACAGCCTGCAGGGAGCTCTGGTCTTTGTCATGCACTGCCTTCTGTCTAAACAG GTAAGAGATGAGTacgcccacttcctgtcctgtatCTGCACGTCCCAGAAGAAGAGATACTCCGACTTCAGCAGTACGAATCCTTCCAGTAGTCAGTCACAG GCTTCCCggagcaggcagcacacaggacAATCGCAAATATGA